In a single window of the Gossypium hirsutum isolate 1008001.06 chromosome A13, Gossypium_hirsutum_v2.1, whole genome shotgun sequence genome:
- the LOC107894854 gene encoding cytochrome P450 85A1 yields MALLISFKQIVEKAPSSLYEIFKPEFDKLLVGTISLPINMPGTSYHLGFQGRKRIVKMLKQIMEQRRASSIAYDDILYCLLHSKDSKYNLSDEEIIDQIITILYSGYETVSTTSMMAVKYLHDHPKALEELREEHLEIRKTKKPGEAVHWDDYKSMSFTRAVIFETSRLATVVNGLLRKTTEDMVLNGFTIPKGWKIYVYTREINYDPFLYPEPLTFNPWRWLGKNLESHNYCFIFGGGSRLCPGKELGLLQVSIFLHYFVTSYRWEEVGRNEIHQFPRVEAPKGLHIRILNYHA; encoded by the exons ATGGCATTGTTGATATCATTCAAGCAAATTGTTGAAAAGGCACCAAGTTCACTATATGAGATTTTCAAACCAGAGTTTGATAAATTATTAGTAGGGACAATTTCACTGCCTATAAACATGCCAGGGACAAGTTACCATCTTGGTTTCCAG GGAAGGAAAAGAATTGTAAAGATGTTGAAACAGATTATGGAACAAAGAAGAGCTTCTTCAATAGCCTATGATGACATTCTGTATTGCCTCCTCCATAGCAAGGACTCAAAGTACAATCTCAGTGATGAGGAGATAATTGATCAGATTATTACTATACTGTACTCAGGTTATGAAACCGTGTCGACGACTTCGATGATGGCCGTCAAGTACCTCCATGATCATCCTAAAGCACTTGAAGAACTAAGA GAAGAACATTTGGAAATCCGAAAAACGAAGAAACCAGGAGAGGCAGTTCATTGGGATGATTACAAGTCTATGAGCTTCACTCGTGCT GTAATATTTGAAACCTCAAGGTTAGCCACAGTTGTTAATGGGTTACTTAGGAAGACAACAGAAGATATGGTATTGAATG GGTTTACCATTCCCAAAGGGTGGAAAATATATGTTTATACGAGGGAAATAAACTATGATCCATTCCTCTATCCAGAGCCATTAACCTTCAATCCATGGAGATGGCTA GGTAAGAACTTGGAGTCTCACAATTACTGTTTCATATTTGGAGGAGGCAGCAGGCTTTGCCCCGGAAAGGAATTGGGCTTGCTCCAAGTTTCTATATTCCTTCACTATTTTGTTACCAGTTACAG GTGGGAGGAAGTTGGTAGAAATGAAATCCATCAATTCCCAAGAGTTGAAGCACCAAAGGGACTGCATATTAGGATATTAAACTACCATGCATGA
- the LOC121212292 gene encoding cytochrome P450 85A, whose translation MAVLVVVIVACLGFCICLALLKWNEIRYSRRKGLPPGTMGWPVLGETTEFLKHGPCFMKKQRAKYGSLFKTHILGCPTVVSMDPELNRYILMNEGKGLVPGYPQSMLDILGKRNIAAVHGAAHKRIRGSLLSLIGPHVIKDELLPKIGNFMTSFLENWNGKTIDIQETTNEAGRLL comes from the exons ATGGCAGTCTTGGTGGTGGTAATAGTGGCTTGCTTGGGGTTTTGCATCTGCTTGGCTCTGTTGAAATGGAACGAGATAAGATATAGTAGAAGAAAAGGGTTGCCACCAGGGACCATGGGTTGGCCAGTTTTGGGTGAGACCACTGAGTTTCTCAAGCATGGACCATGTTTCATGAAAAAGCAGAGAGCAAA GTATGGGAGTTTATTCAAGACACACATACTGGGGTGTCCCACTGTTGTTTCCATGGACCCTGAGCTCAACAGGTACATCCTCATGAATGAAGGTAAAGGGCTGGTTCCTGGCTACCCTCAATCCATGCTCGATATACTAGGGAAACGCAACATTGCAGCCGTGCATGGTGCCGCTCACAAGCGTATCAGAGGCTCATTGCTGTCTCTTATTGGCCCTCATGTTATCAAAGATGAACTGCTGCCAAAGATTGGCAACTTCATGACATCTTTCCTTGAAAACTGGAATGGAAAAACCATTGACATCCAAGAAACAACCAATGAGGCAGGGAGACTGCTATAA
- the LOC107893685 gene encoding UDP-arabinopyranose mutase 1: protein MATAPSAKLTPLLKDELDIVIPTIRNLDFLEMWRPFFEQYHLIIVQDGDPSKKIRVPDGFDYQLYNRNDVNRILGSKASCISFKDSACRCFGYLVSKKKYIFTIDDDCFVAKDPSGKEINALEQHIKNLLTPSTTHFFNTLYDPYREGADFVRGYPFSLREGVPTAVSHGLWLNIPDYDAPTQLVKPLERNTRYVDAVMTVPKGTLFPMCGMNLAFDRELIGPAMYFGLMGDGQPIGRYDDMWAGWCMKVICDHLGLGVKTGLPYIWHSKASNPFVNLKKEYKGIFWQEKAIPFFQSVSLPKECSSVEKCYLALAGEVKSKLGEVDPYFINLADAMVTWIEAWNMVNSPGEKPALTSLPNATSKK, encoded by the exons ATGGCAACAGCTCCTTCAGCCAAACTCACACCGCTCTTGAAAGATGAGCTCGACATAGTGATCCCCACCATTCGAAACCTCGATTTCTTGGAGATGTGGAGACCCTTTTTCGAGCAATACCATTTGATTATCGTTCAAGATGGCGATCCATCCAAGAAAATCAGGGTTCCCGATGGCTTTGATTACCAACTTTATAACAGGAACGACGTTAACAGGATCTTGGGTTCCAAGGCTTCTTGCATTTCCTTCAAGGACTCTGCTTGTAGATGCTTTGGTTACCTTGTTTCCAAGAAAAAATACATCTTCACCATTGATGATGATTGTTTT gtTGCCAAAGACCCATCCGGGAAGGAAATCAATGCGCTTGAGCAGCACATTAAGAACCTGTTAACACCATCCACAACCCATTTCTTTAACACACTCTATGATCCATACAGGGAAGGTGCGGACTTTGTTCGTGGTTACCCTTTCAGTCTCCGAGAAGGTGTCCCCACTGCTGTTTCCCATGGCCTGTGGCTCAACATCCCTGACTATGATGCCCCAACCCAACTTGTCAAGCCTCTTGAGAGAAATACTAG GTATGTTGATGCAGTGATGACAGTTCCAAAGGGAACTCTTTTCCCTATGTGTGGTATGAATCTGGCATTCGATCGGGAACTCATCGGACCGGCAATGTATTTCGGACTCATGGGTGACGGACAACCGATTGGTCGATATGACGATATGTGGGCTGGCTGGTGCATGAAG GTTATATGTGACCATTTGGGATTGGGGGTGAAGACTGGGCTACCATACATATGGCACAGCAAAGCAAGCAACCCATTTGTGAACCTTAAAAAGGAGTACAAAGGCATATTCTGGCAAGAAAAAGCAATCCCATTCTTCCAATCAGTTTCACTTCCAAAGGAGTGCAGCAGTGTTGAAAAATGTTACCTTGCACTTGCGGGCGAGGTGAAGTCTAAGCTTGGTGAAGTGGATCCTTACTTCATAAATCTAGCTGATGCCATGGTTACTTGGATTGAAGCTTGGAATATGGTCAATTCTCCTGGAGAAAAGCCTGCATTGACTTCTTTACCCAACGCCACTTCTAAAAAGTAA